Below is a window of Roseivirga misakiensis DNA.
GTTTTTTGCTGCTTTTTTCATTTGACTCAAAGCACATCCTGAAAAAGACAGGATTCCAATGAGTAGAACAGGGAAAATAGATTTAGCAGTTTGGGTTTTCATAAGAATTTGGATTGTTTTTGTCTGTTTAAACAGGCTGCAAGTTTAAGAATTTTTTAGTAGATTCCGATTCTGCGATTAATATTTTGTTTATAAATTCGCAATAAATTAAATGTAAATGGAGCGAATCCAGCAATTTTTTGAAAATCAGGCATTTGGGGTCTGCACCAAGCTAGGAGAGAAGCTTCATATTTCTACTTCTAGTATACGCCTTTTCTTTATTTACGCGTCATTCTTGACGTTTGGATCTCCTTTGATTATTTATTTGTCTCTGGCTTGGGTGATCAACTTTAGAAAGCACCTACGACGAAGAAGAAATCCAGTGTGGTATAACTAACAGGTAATTAGCTGGTTACAATTTATTGTATGTTTTTGTTCCAGCTGCAAAGTAGCGCCAAGTAATCCACCCTTTGAACCTTGGAATAGCACTGTGATTATTTGATTTACCCCTCTTTTTTAAGGTTTTTCGGAAGTTTAATACGGTAGAAATATGAGCTCTAAAAATGGCAAAACCATGTTGTGGGCCACTCTCAATCGAGAACTTTACTAACGCCACCCAATCTAAGATGATTCTTAATGGAAGCTTCCAGACTAGCTTAGCCATATCCTCATTTTTGATGAGCAGGCTTAAACCGTTTCGAAAGTTTAGGAATGTTTTACGCGGTTTAGATTTATCTAGTGTTCCACCACCTACATGGTAAACTCGACTTTCTGGAGAAACCATAATTTTACCTTTCGACTTCCATATTCTCCAGCAAAGATCGATTTCTTCCATATGCGCAAAGAAATCAACATCTAAACCACCAAGTTCTAAGTAGGTTTTTCTATCGACAAAAAGGCAGCTTCCAGATGCCCAGAATACTTCCTTGACATCATCATACTGACCTAGATCTTCCTCGATTGTCTGAAAAATTCGTCCTCTACAAAAAGGATATCCTAAATCATCGATGTATCCACCTGAGGCGCCTGCGTATTCGAAACGATTCTTGGCTTTGTAGTCTAAGATTTTTGGCTGTGCAGCCTTTATTTGTTCGTCGCTGTCAAGCAGTGCTAATACAGGAGATATCCAGTTTGGTGTTACTTCAACATCGGTATTTAGTAAAACCACGTATTCTGAATCTAAAAGCGTTAAAGCCTTGTTGTATCCACCGCTGAATCCGTGATTTTCCTCGAATTTGATGAGCCTTACTTCAGGATAGTTTTTTTCCAGATAGGCCACAGAGTCGTCTGTTGAACCATTGTCAACCACAACTACTTCATACGGCCTGCTGTGAGTTGTTACAGAGGGTAGGAAGTTTTCTAAATGGTGTTGGCCATTATAATTAAGAAGAACTACAGAAAGTTTTTCCATTAGAACATATTCCCGAAATCCATTCCTGGAATATTAGGAAGTATACCTTCAGTGCTATTTTTAATCTCTTCTTTGGCTTTGATATCGACTTTTTCGAGTGCCATGTTAATGGCTGCTACTGTTAAGTCCTGCACCATGTCTTTATCTTCTTTGACGAGAAGGCTTTCGTCAATATCAATGGAAATGATTTGTTTTTTTCCGTTCACAGTGGCTTTCACCATTCCACCACCAGCTTCGCCGGTATCTTGAATGAACTCTAGTCTCTCTTGGGCTTCTTTCATCTTGGTCTGCATCTCCTTGACCTTGCCCATCATTTTCATCATGTCGAACATGCTACTGAATTTTTGCCAAATCTATCGAATTAATAGAAAAGTTCCTGTTTTTGAGATTGGTACGTTATCGGCATTCCTAAACGTGATTTTGTAGGTATATGTTCCAATTGGAGAAGGGGTGCCCTCAAAAGTGCCTTGCCAACCTTCAATTGGGTTGTTGGACCTAAATACTAATGCTCCCCACCGATTATAAATCTTCATGTCAAAGGAAATAAATATTCCTTCCCCCACGCTAAATGTGTCATTTACATTATCTCCATTTGGGCTAAATGCAGTTGGCACTCGTATAAGTCCAGATACCGTTATGCAAGTTTCTGGGCTTCTTTCAGACACATTTCCGCATTCATCTACATATTGAATGGCATAGCAAGCTTGAGCGATTCCCGTGGGTACATTGCCATCTGTGAATGTATTAGCATTTGTTGTTCCTATTTGTTCATATACGCCGGCCATATTTCTTCTGAGAATTCTGTAACTATCCGCTGGAAACGGAGGGGGAGTGAAGTTCAATACAATACCCAGCCCATTCAAATCTGCAGTTGGAGGGTTTACAGGAGGAAGGTCTAAGTTTTCTCCTTCGAAAGGCAAAAGCCTAAGGCTTCTGGAAAGCTTTCCGTTAAAGATTTGTTCAAGAAATATTCGTTCAAAATCGGTGCAATTATCAAAAGTCACTGTAAAGCCGGTGGAATTTGTAGGCGTATTAAAACTTTGCTGAAAGTTATTGCCTACATAATAATCTAAGGTATTGAAATTGATCGGCGATGTCTCCCAGATTAAACCGACTTCTATACCGCTATTGAAGGAACTAAGGTCATAATTAAGTGCAATACTGGCGATCGGTTCAGCATAAGTGGGAGCAGAGCTACAGTTGTCCGTAGCTTCTATTCTGAATCGATAGGGTTCGTTGCGAAAGTCGAGTGAAACATCTCTAATTAAAAAATTACTGGGGTTAGTTCTTGTCGGAAGTCGTTGAAAAAACTCAAATCCATTTCCGCGATCGATCTCTAAATTGTAAACCAACAAGTCATTCAGCGGCTGATAATATATGTTAGCCTCTATGTCGTTTTCTATGATTAGACTATCTATAATGGGTTCGGGAATTTGGTCAA
It encodes the following:
- a CDS encoding T9SS type B sorting domain-containing protein produces the protein MSNLNSSFSKSPLKISTWYILTLWLCLWNTTPLQAQRLSNNGDFRLAHVTGCAPFTVTPELLFPVTTEPVLYYYENTLDPNDCTEDFNQNPAACVNTSASSDTQFTFNTPGTYYIVQAIGTIPTPRVDYIEIRVFEDRAPFVGISSCSNNEALFVFDFSGDFFDYYDIDFGDGTTTQFQKTGNNIFSHTYPQPGTYSISIEGQLNSGDNASCVLIRREDIVTFDQIPEPIIDSLIIENDIEANIYYQPLNDLLVYNLEIDRGNGFEFFQRLPTRTNPSNFLIRDVSLDFRNEPYRFRIEATDNCSSAPTYAEPIASIALNYDLSSFNSGIEVGLIWETSPINFNTLDYYVGNNFQQSFNTPTNSTGFTVTFDNCTDFERIFLEQIFNGKLSRSLRLLPFEGENLDLPPVNPPTADLNGLGIVLNFTPPPFPADSYRILRRNMAGVYEQIGTTNANTFTDGNVPTGIAQACYAIQYVDECGNVSERSPETCITVSGLIRVPTAFSPNGDNVNDTFSVGEGIFISFDMKIYNRWGALVFRSNNPIEGWQGTFEGTPSPIGTYTYKITFRNADNVPISKTGTFLLIR
- a CDS encoding PspC domain-containing protein, whose translation is MERIQQFFENQAFGVCTKLGEKLHISTSSIRLFFIYASFLTFGSPLIIYLSLAWVINFRKHLRRRRNPVWYN
- a CDS encoding YbaB/EbfC family nucleoid-associated protein — encoded protein: MFDMMKMMGKVKEMQTKMKEAQERLEFIQDTGEAGGGMVKATVNGKKQIISIDIDESLLVKEDKDMVQDLTVAAINMALEKVDIKAKEEIKNSTEGILPNIPGMDFGNMF
- a CDS encoding glycosyltransferase family 2 protein encodes the protein MEKLSVVLLNYNGQHHLENFLPSVTTHSRPYEVVVVDNGSTDDSVAYLEKNYPEVRLIKFEENHGFSGGYNKALTLLDSEYVVLLNTDVEVTPNWISPVLALLDSDEQIKAAQPKILDYKAKNRFEYAGASGGYIDDLGYPFCRGRIFQTIEEDLGQYDDVKEVFWASGSCLFVDRKTYLELGGLDVDFFAHMEEIDLCWRIWKSKGKIMVSPESRVYHVGGGTLDKSKPRKTFLNFRNGLSLLIKNEDMAKLVWKLPLRIILDWVALVKFSIESGPQHGFAIFRAHISTVLNFRKTLKKRGKSNNHSAIPRFKGWITWRYFAAGTKTYNKL